The Candidatus Poribacteria bacterium genome has a window encoding:
- a CDS encoding DNA alkylation repair protein, whose translation MKSENSVSAQEGQSRCCRSAALRRALQEALRKSANPEKAPGMQAYMKSEMPYLGVQTPALKAICRKVFTAHPLEAQQCWLDAIFTIWRNADYREERYAAIKLAEHRAYRGFQTLDALPCYEEMITDGAWWDYVDTIASRLVGNLLKQYPEKMKTRMLEWAHSADIWKRRTSIICQLRFKEATDFELLRACIAPSIERREFFLRKATGWALREYAKTNPDEVVAYIMDNAHRLSTLSKREALRILLKTGDIAAVP comes from the coding sequence ATGAAATCCGAAAACTCGGTGTCTGCACAAGAAGGTCAGTCCCGATGCTGTAGGTCTGCCGCGCTTCGTCGTGCACTGCAGGAAGCGTTACGAAAAAGTGCCAATCCTGAGAAGGCACCGGGGATGCAGGCTTACATGAAGTCAGAAATGCCGTATCTTGGAGTCCAAACACCGGCACTAAAAGCGATATGTCGAAAAGTTTTCACGGCTCACCCACTTGAGGCCCAGCAATGCTGGCTGGATGCCATTTTCACTATTTGGCGGAATGCGGATTACCGAGAGGAGCGTTACGCCGCTATCAAGCTCGCGGAGCATCGTGCCTACCGTGGTTTCCAGACGCTTGACGCGCTTCCTTGCTACGAGGAGATGATCACCGATGGCGCGTGGTGGGACTATGTCGACACCATCGCCTCCCGGCTTGTCGGCAATCTCCTAAAACAGTATCCAGAGAAGATGAAAACTCGAATGCTTGAATGGGCACATTCGGCCGACATCTGGAAACGTCGCACATCGATTATCTGTCAATTGAGATTCAAGGAGGCTACGGACTTTGAGTTGCTTCGGGCGTGTATTGCCCCGTCCATTGAGCGCCGGGAGTTCTTCCTTCGCAAGGCGACCGGTTGGGCGCTGCGCGAATACGCCAAGACCAATCCGGACGAGGTTGTCGCCTACATCATGGACAACGCCCACCGGCTAAGCACACTCAGCAAACGTGAGGCTTTACGCATCCTCCTCAAGACCGGTGATATAGCCGCTGTGCCGTAA